From the Candidatus Krumholzibacteriia bacterium genome, the window CGCGGCTTTCTTCAGAAAGTGATCGGAGAACCATGCATCGTGACCTGAAGATCAGCGTCGTCATCCCCTGTTATAACGAGGAAGAGGGCGTTCGCCACGTCATCGAGCGCCTACCGGCGTATGTCGACGAAGTCGTCGTGGTGGACAACAACAGCACCGATCGCACCGCGGAAGTGGCCGCGTCGCTGGGGGCGCGCGTGGTCCACGAGAAACGCAAAGGATACGGTGCCGCCTACAAGGCCGGGCTGCCCGCGGTGACGGGCGACGTGACGGTCACGCTGGACGGGGATGGAACGTATCCATCGGAACAGATCGCCGAACTGGTGGATCACCTGGTGGACGAGAAGCTCGACTTCGTGAGTGCATCGCGCTTTCCGTTGCAGAACCCGGAGGCGATGAACTTCTCCAACAAGGTGGGCAATATGGTGCTCACGGTTGCGATGGCGGTC encodes:
- a CDS encoding glycosyltransferase family 2 protein; the encoded protein is MHRDLKISVVIPCYNEEEGVRHVIERLPAYVDEVVVVDNNSTDRTAEVAASLGARVVHEKRKGYGAAYKAGLPAVTGDVTVTLDGDGTYPSEQIAELVDHLVDEKLDFVSASRFPLQNPEAMNFSNKVGNMVLTVAMAVLYARVVRDSQSGMWVYRSAVYPGLNVTSDGMAFSEEIKIQAIRHRDVKFGEYPINYHPRVGEVKLEKWRDGFRNLMFLVTKRFS